One window from the genome of Sardina pilchardus chromosome 12, fSarPil1.1, whole genome shotgun sequence encodes:
- the LOC134097861 gene encoding hepatocyte nuclear factor 3-beta-like, protein MLGAVKMEGHEHADWSTYYAEPECYTTVGNMNGGFGMNSMGTYMGMTGMSSTANMTAGSMNMSYVNTGVNHGVAGMSPGAGGMNAMGTGLAGMGATLNPSMSPINGPPPSMNALASYSNMNVMSPMYGQSTVRSRDPKTYRRSYTHAKPPYSYISLITMAIQQSTTKMLTLNEIYQWIMDLFPFYRQNQQRWQNSIRHSLSFNDCFIKVPRSPDKPGKGSFWTLHPDSGNMFENGCYLRRQKRFKCEKGGSGKQSSRKSMEGGSNSSSESGNDSPSPSTKDLKSATAELKSRGPVSPEQSASPIPQTHHLLTQHHSVLVDESHLKPEHHYSFNHPFSINNLMSSEQQHHKMDLKTYEQMMHYSGYGSPMTGALSMGAMSTKACLESSIPTDTSYYQGVYSRPIMNSS, encoded by the exons ATGCTCGGTGCTGTTAAAATGGAAGGACACGAACATGCAGACTGGAGTACCTACTACGCAGAACCCGAG TGTTATACAACAGTGGGAAACATGAACGGCGGATTTGGAATGAACTCCATGGGCACCTACATGGGGATGACCGGCATGAGCTCTACCGCTAACATGACAGCCGGGTCAATGAACATGTCTTACGTGAATACGGGCGTGAACCATGGAGTAGCGGGGATGTCACCTGGCGCCGGGGGCATGAACGCCATGGGGACCGGGTTAGCTGGAATGGGTGCGACACTCAACCCCAGTATGAGTCCCATAAACGGACCTCCTCCATCCATGAATGCGCTGGCCTCATACTCAAACATGAATGTGATGAGCCCCATGTATGGACAGTCAACCGTGAGATCCAGAGATCCAAAAACATACCGGCGCAGTTATACGCACGCAAAGCCTCCTTACTCCTACATCTCGCTTATTACCATGGCCATACAGCAGTCGACTACTAAAATGCTAACCCTGAACGAGATTTACCAGTGGATCATGGATCTTTTCCCTTTTTATCGTCAAAACCAGCAGCGATGGCAAAACTCCATTCGTCACTCATTGTCTTTCAACGACTGTTTTATCAAAGTGCCCAGGTCTCCGGATAAGCCGGGGAAGGGTTCTTTTTGGACCCTTCACCCAGACTCGGGAAATATGTTTGAAAACGGTTGTTATTTGAGGAGGCAGAAACGATTCAAATGTGAGAAAGGGGGCAGTGGCAAACAGTCATCTCGGAAAAGCATGGAGGGTGGATCAAACAGCAGTTCTGAAAGCGGTAACGATTCTCCCAGCCCATCGACTAAAGACTTAAAGAGCGCCACGGCTGAATTGAAATCAAGAGGGCCGGTGAGTCCGGAGCAATCGGCCTCCCCGATACCGCAGACGCACCACCTTCTGACACAGCATCACTCCGTACTGGTGGACGAGTCCCACCTGAAGCCGGAGCACCACTACTCTTTCAACCACCCCTTTTCCATCAACAACCTAATGTCTTCGGAACAGCAGCACCATAAAATGGACCTCAAGACATACGAGCAGATGATGCATTACTCCGGCTATGGTTCACCTATGACAGGTGCACTGTCAATGGGGGCAATGTCAACGAAAGCATGCCTAGAGTCTTCAATACCCACGGACACTAGCTACTACCAAGGTGTGTATTCCAGGCCAATAATGAATTCATCTTGA